One part of the Dyadobacter sp. 676 genome encodes these proteins:
- a CDS encoding FecR domain-containing protein — MNYRDYTANDFVADPFFRSWVLDDAPDAMDFWQSWLKEHPDRREEVDEARAFLYVLAERKLRMGAGELDGRVQRLIAQVREEAGAAEKRRRRAFYQIFGIAASVCMIAAGGWWGYRQVVKSPVGQQGIAGKYYKTGGNVVYFNKAAKPVTVRLEDGSMVSINPESELEYPEKFTAAKREVHLKGEAFFRITRDARRPFIVVTKELVTQVLGTSFTVRSFEKDLNASVAVKTGRVSVFPKAGNGSPAKEAGMLLKPNQRVVFDKREAKLVKVIVETPVRVSDLPAAALVFDEAPVRKVFKSIENEYGIKILYNEEALSACLLTANLSGLSMYEQLDLICRIIHAGYKVSDGQIVVSGEGCRPE; from the coding sequence ATGAATTACCGAGACTATACAGCCAACGATTTCGTCGCTGATCCCTTTTTCAGGTCCTGGGTGCTGGATGACGCCCCTGATGCGATGGATTTCTGGCAAAGCTGGCTAAAAGAACACCCCGACCGCCGGGAAGAAGTGGACGAAGCCCGTGCTTTTTTGTACGTGCTGGCAGAACGGAAACTAAGGATGGGAGCGGGGGAACTGGATGGCCGGGTGCAACGTCTGATTGCACAAGTGCGTGAGGAAGCCGGGGCCGCTGAAAAACGGCGTAGGCGTGCGTTTTACCAAATATTCGGCATTGCGGCCTCTGTGTGTATGATAGCGGCGGGCGGTTGGTGGGGTTACAGGCAAGTGGTGAAAAGCCCGGTCGGCCAGCAAGGCATAGCCGGGAAATATTACAAAACCGGTGGCAACGTCGTGTATTTCAATAAGGCGGCGAAGCCAGTGACGGTGAGGCTGGAAGATGGTAGCATGGTCAGCATTAACCCGGAAAGCGAATTGGAATACCCCGAAAAATTCACCGCGGCGAAACGTGAAGTGCATTTGAAGGGCGAAGCGTTTTTCCGGATAACGCGGGACGCCCGCAGGCCGTTTATCGTGGTAACAAAAGAGCTTGTGACACAGGTACTCGGGACGAGTTTTACGGTGAGGTCGTTTGAAAAAGACCTTAATGCGTCGGTCGCTGTGAAAACCGGACGGGTGTCGGTGTTCCCGAAGGCGGGTAATGGAAGCCCGGCAAAAGAAGCGGGTATGCTGCTGAAACCGAATCAACGGGTAGTATTCGATAAACGGGAAGCGAAACTGGTGAAAGTGATCGTGGAAACGCCCGTACGCGTGAGCGACTTGCCGGCTGCGGCGCTTGTATTCGATGAAGCGCCGGTGCGGAAAGTGTTCAAATCGATTGAAAATGAGTATGGTATCAAAATACTATATAATGAAGAAGCGCTGTCCGCCTGCCTGCTGACGGCCAATCTTTCGGGGTTATCGATGTATGAGCAGCTCGACCTGATATGCCGTATTATCCACGCCGGATATAAAGTTTCGGACGGACAAATCGTCGTAAGCGGAGAAGGCTGCCGACCTGAATAA
- a CDS encoding TonB-dependent receptor, which produces MKLSFLQLCIIVFFTKGTFSHHRVAAQDLLEQRITVKIEDKPLKSALSTIERSSGVRFIYNPAEIRSSVNVTFQASNEPLAGALVRLLKPLSIRYEVAGKQIMLFRTDRSSFPKEEAPVGTEQALHVRTTAATVKGKVTDEKGDALPGVSVVVKGTSRGTTTNSAGLYELELGEGDNTLIFSFVGYLSQEIPLGGRSQVNVAMKTDTKALDEVVVVGYGEMKRADLTTAQTSVSAKDIARTTNTTLEQAIQGRAAGVYITQNSGQPGGGISVNIRGINSVSGSNEPLYVVDGVQIQGQSVAFGAQSSSNPLAGLNPADIESVEVLQGPSATAIYGSRATNGVLLITTKRGKSGDSKISYGYQFSIQTPPKPLKVMDLRQYAQMVGEYHQLAGGETPEEFLDPSLLGKGTDWQKELFKNAPMHKHQLSLSGGNERTTYYLSGEYLKQDGVALGSGFNRYAFRLNLDNKPREWASIGANLSFNQTNDNLTTSQENIISNALQLTPQVPVRNIDGSWGGGDESNGANIFAPVNPIAIANLTTNKLVRRQLLGGLTIGVRLMKSLQFRTSFNTNLGFSNSSYYIPTYKIGWAQNVTASYTNGSGVNTYWNWNQLLEYSTQIGRHSINAMFSHESQESSWKNLGGSRTGFLTNDILDLAAGDALTASNSGGSGEWAMESYLGRVNYSFADRYIVMATVRRDGSANFGADNKWGVFPSLSAAWRVSQEPFFHVPAINELKLRFETGITGNQGSGGIYSPMGTGTTPTTTGFLPTKYANAGLKWEETKTRNFGINLAMLQNRIQIEFDYYIKNTDNLLMEKPLPWYMGTNGVGAVGSPTVNIGALQNKGWGLTVNTVNINRGGFKWESNLNVSGFKTKIKSFYSDAAFVDRTSWWLADWTQRSEVGKAPWLFRGYIEEGLFQSVAEIESSALPVDNNGVKLPVNENNIWVGDVKFRDVNGDGIINEKDQAVIGNPWPKAFAGFTNTFSYKGFDLSVLLTSTYGNDVYNFLGKLNTNASNINLSRNLLIHAMDYARPITRADGTVGLANPGTDVARISNGPNGNFARHTDKWVEDGSFIRLKNISLTYNLPVSLVSRQKVVRGARVSVSGQNIATLTRYSGFDPEVGAYVSRDASAGNQAIGLDYGRYPLTPVYTVSLGLDF; this is translated from the coding sequence ATGAAACTGTCCTTTTTGCAGTTATGCATAATAGTCTTCTTTACGAAGGGAACGTTTAGTCATCACCGTGTAGCTGCCCAGGACCTGCTCGAACAGCGTATTACCGTCAAAATAGAGGACAAGCCGTTAAAAAGCGCGCTTTCAACGATCGAACGGAGCTCGGGTGTCAGGTTCATCTATAATCCCGCCGAAATACGCTCGTCGGTGAACGTAACTTTTCAGGCATCGAATGAGCCGCTCGCCGGTGCGTTGGTACGGCTGTTGAAACCGCTGTCAATCCGGTATGAAGTGGCAGGGAAGCAGATAATGCTATTCAGGACCGACCGTAGCTCTTTCCCGAAAGAGGAAGCACCGGTCGGGACGGAACAAGCCTTGCATGTGCGAACGACAGCCGCCACGGTAAAAGGCAAGGTGACCGATGAAAAAGGCGATGCGCTTCCCGGTGTGAGCGTGGTTGTAAAAGGAACATCGCGCGGTACCACGACCAATTCGGCCGGGCTGTATGAACTGGAACTGGGCGAAGGCGACAACACGCTGATATTCTCATTTGTTGGTTATCTCTCGCAGGAAATCCCGCTTGGCGGGCGCTCCCAGGTAAATGTGGCCATGAAGACCGATACCAAGGCCCTGGACGAAGTGGTAGTGGTTGGTTATGGTGAAATGAAAAGGGCCGACCTGACCACCGCGCAAACCTCCGTTTCTGCAAAAGATATCGCCCGCACTACCAATACAACACTCGAACAGGCAATCCAGGGCCGCGCCGCGGGCGTATACATTACGCAGAACTCTGGACAGCCGGGCGGAGGAATTTCGGTGAATATCCGTGGCATTAACTCCGTAAGTGGAAGTAATGAGCCGCTTTATGTGGTAGACGGCGTTCAAATACAGGGGCAATCGGTGGCATTCGGCGCACAAAGTTCCTCCAACCCGCTGGCCGGCCTTAATCCGGCGGACATCGAATCGGTGGAAGTGTTGCAGGGCCCTTCCGCAACGGCTATTTATGGCTCCCGAGCCACCAATGGTGTACTTCTGATCACCACAAAGAGAGGCAAATCGGGTGATTCCAAGATTTCCTACGGGTACCAGTTTAGCATTCAGACGCCCCCAAAGCCCTTGAAAGTAATGGATTTGCGCCAGTACGCGCAGATGGTGGGAGAATACCACCAGCTGGCAGGCGGAGAAACCCCCGAAGAGTTCCTCGATCCGTCGCTACTGGGTAAAGGCACCGACTGGCAGAAGGAACTGTTCAAGAACGCGCCTATGCACAAGCATCAGCTCAGCCTGAGCGGCGGCAACGAGAGAACTACCTATTATCTCTCGGGAGAATATCTGAAACAGGATGGTGTCGCGCTCGGTTCGGGATTTAACCGGTATGCATTCAGGCTTAATCTGGATAATAAGCCCCGGGAGTGGGCAAGTATAGGTGCCAATCTGAGCTTCAATCAAACCAACGACAACCTGACGACCAGCCAGGAAAACATTATCTCCAACGCTTTGCAGCTAACGCCACAAGTACCTGTGCGGAATATCGATGGCAGTTGGGGCGGTGGCGATGAAAGCAATGGCGCCAATATCTTCGCACCTGTAAACCCGATCGCAATTGCGAACCTGACGACCAATAAACTGGTGCGAAGGCAACTGCTCGGTGGCCTGACTATCGGCGTAAGATTGATGAAGAGCCTCCAATTCAGGACCTCGTTCAACACTAACCTCGGATTTTCGAACTCCTCCTATTATATACCCACTTACAAAATCGGCTGGGCGCAGAATGTGACGGCTTCGTACACGAACGGATCGGGCGTGAACACATACTGGAACTGGAACCAGCTGCTGGAATACAGCACGCAAATAGGCAGGCATAGCATCAACGCCATGTTTAGCCACGAGTCGCAGGAATCGTCGTGGAAGAATCTGGGCGGATCGAGGACAGGCTTCCTGACAAACGACATTCTCGATCTGGCGGCCGGGGACGCACTCACGGCCAGTAACTCCGGTGGCTCGGGCGAATGGGCGATGGAATCCTATCTGGGCAGGGTGAATTACAGTTTTGCGGATCGCTATATTGTTATGGCGACTGTCCGCCGCGACGGTTCGGCGAATTTCGGGGCCGATAACAAGTGGGGCGTCTTCCCATCGTTATCGGCGGCCTGGCGCGTTTCGCAGGAGCCGTTCTTTCACGTTCCGGCGATCAACGAATTGAAGCTGCGCTTTGAAACGGGTATTACGGGGAACCAGGGAAGCGGGGGGATTTATTCGCCTATGGGTACCGGCACCACTCCTACAACTACCGGGTTTTTACCCACAAAATATGCGAACGCGGGCTTGAAATGGGAAGAAACGAAAACCCGCAATTTCGGAATCAACCTCGCGATGCTACAAAACCGCATTCAGATTGAATTCGACTATTATATTAAAAATACAGATAACCTGCTGATGGAGAAGCCGCTGCCGTGGTATATGGGTACCAATGGCGTAGGAGCGGTAGGCTCACCGACAGTGAATATAGGCGCATTGCAGAACAAAGGCTGGGGACTTACGGTCAACACGGTGAATATCAACCGCGGCGGGTTCAAATGGGAATCGAACCTGAATGTCTCAGGTTTTAAAACCAAAATCAAATCGTTCTATTCCGATGCGGCGTTTGTGGACCGTACTTCGTGGTGGCTAGCCGACTGGACGCAACGTTCGGAGGTTGGCAAAGCGCCGTGGTTATTCCGGGGATATATCGAGGAAGGCCTGTTCCAATCGGTTGCGGAAATCGAAAGCAGCGCATTACCGGTGGACAACAACGGAGTGAAACTGCCGGTCAACGAGAACAATATCTGGGTAGGCGACGTGAAATTCAGGGATGTGAACGGCGATGGAATCATCAACGAGAAAGACCAGGCCGTGATCGGTAATCCCTGGCCGAAGGCATTCGCCGGATTTACCAATACTTTTTCCTATAAAGGGTTTGACCTGAGTGTTTTGCTGACGAGTACTTATGGAAATGACGTCTATAATTTCCTGGGGAAACTGAATACGAACGCAAGCAATATCAACCTGAGCCGAAACCTGCTCATACATGCCATGGACTACGCCCGGCCGATCACCCGAGCGGACGGGACAGTGGGCCTTGCAAACCCCGGAACAGACGTTGCCCGCATTTCGAACGGCCCTAACGGTAATTTCGCACGCCATACCGACAAATGGGTGGAAGACGGTTCCTTTATACGGTTGAAGAACATTTCATTGACCTACAACCTGCCCGTTTCGCTGGTATCACGCCAGAAAGTGGTCAGGGGCGCGCGCGTCTCCGTGAGCGGGCAGAACATCGCCACGCTCACGCGCTATTCGGGTTTTGATCCCGAAGTGGGGGCTTACGTTTCGCGCGACGCCAGTGCCGGTAACCAGGCGATAGGGCTCGATTATGGCCGTTACCCGCTCACGCCGGTGTATACGGTCAGTTTGGGATTGGATTTTTAA
- a CDS encoding RagB/SusD family nutrient uptake outer membrane protein — MKYLKNIYRGFAILLIPVALGACSEEFLERPPKDAIVDAGFYQTDDQVLASTALLYSKVWFDYNDKASYNLGDFRAGTAFSAWNDRGNVLFNTTGNTPENGSAWRSFFIVVGQSNLAIQNIQRYAGASVSSSVKKHAIAEARFMRALAYRFLVMNWGAVPVIENNLALLSDTTVQRNTPKSVWKFITSEMRQIAEDLPEKPLRVGRLTKWSAEGMLARFYLTRAGVEAGASGQRNQVFLDSARYYAERVITLSGASLLGKYADLFLYPYDNNAESLFSLQWVYSPGAWGTQNSTPAYLAYGPDIANGDGWGGDKGATWWMMQQYEGIKTVSENVMQGRTVDQRLKATFMLPGASYPEITQTIPGGSQKLVYPFTGTDNNFIAIKKYITGKAVDVGGQAAQQNYGHDTYMMRLAEMYLVYAEAVLGNNASTADAKALQYFNQVHTRAGLSPVTGSLTFDQIFKERIVEFAMEGMAWYDLVSLHYYNPTKAYAILNAQDRGFFFTKPDRFPDPTSWTFTKTAWATAERKIDANSGNFLLPIPSAELSQAPNLQKPAVDYRSK, encoded by the coding sequence ATGAAATACCTGAAAAACATTTACCGGGGATTTGCAATACTGCTTATCCCCGTGGCGCTAGGGGCCTGTTCGGAGGAGTTTCTGGAACGGCCGCCGAAAGATGCGATTGTGGACGCGGGTTTTTACCAGACCGACGACCAGGTGCTGGCAAGTACCGCGCTGTTATACAGTAAAGTATGGTTCGACTACAACGACAAGGCATCGTATAACCTCGGCGATTTTCGTGCGGGAACTGCATTTTCGGCCTGGAACGACCGGGGTAATGTTCTTTTTAACACCACAGGAAATACACCGGAAAACGGCTCCGCGTGGCGATCGTTTTTTATCGTGGTGGGACAGTCGAATCTCGCCATTCAAAACATTCAGAGATATGCCGGCGCCTCCGTTTCGTCGTCGGTAAAAAAACACGCCATTGCCGAGGCGCGGTTCATGCGCGCACTCGCTTACCGCTTTTTGGTAATGAACTGGGGCGCGGTGCCGGTGATAGAGAACAACCTTGCATTGCTTTCCGACACCACCGTGCAACGTAACACGCCCAAGAGTGTCTGGAAATTCATTACCAGCGAAATGCGGCAGATCGCGGAAGATTTACCGGAGAAACCATTGCGTGTGGGCAGGCTCACAAAGTGGTCGGCGGAAGGAATGCTGGCGCGGTTTTACCTTACCCGCGCCGGCGTGGAGGCGGGGGCGTCGGGGCAGCGGAACCAGGTCTTTCTGGACAGCGCGAGATATTACGCGGAAAGGGTGATCACATTGAGCGGTGCTTCGCTTCTGGGCAAATACGCCGACCTCTTTCTGTATCCTTACGACAACAACGCAGAGTCGCTTTTCTCCTTGCAGTGGGTTTATTCGCCCGGTGCCTGGGGGACGCAGAATTCCACACCGGCATATCTCGCATACGGTCCCGATATTGCCAATGGGGACGGCTGGGGAGGCGACAAAGGCGCTACCTGGTGGATGATGCAGCAATATGAGGGCATCAAAACGGTATCGGAAAACGTAATGCAGGGCCGGACGGTTGACCAGCGGTTGAAAGCGACATTCATGCTACCGGGAGCGAGTTATCCGGAAATCACCCAGACAATTCCGGGCGGGAGCCAGAAACTGGTTTATCCGTTCACAGGCACGGACAACAATTTTATCGCCATCAAGAAATATATCACGGGCAAGGCCGTGGATGTTGGCGGGCAAGCCGCCCAGCAAAACTACGGCCATGATACGTACATGATGCGGCTGGCCGAGATGTACCTGGTCTACGCGGAGGCTGTTTTGGGAAACAATGCTTCTACTGCCGACGCTAAGGCGCTGCAATACTTTAACCAGGTACATACGCGTGCTGGCTTGTCGCCGGTTACCGGTTCACTTACTTTCGATCAGATCTTTAAAGAACGCATCGTCGAGTTTGCGATGGAAGGAATGGCGTGGTATGACCTGGTGAGTTTGCATTACTATAACCCCACGAAGGCATATGCCATTCTGAATGCACAGGACCGCGGTTTTTTCTTTACGAAACCCGACCGGTTTCCTGATCCGACTTCCTGGACTTTCACAAAGACCGCCTGGGCGACCGCGGAGCGGAAAATCGACGCGAACAGTGGGAATTTTTTGCTGCCGATCCCGTCCGCGGAGCTGAGCCAGGCGCCGAACCTTCAAAAACCGGCTGTCGATTATCGATCCAAGTAA
- a CDS encoding glycan-binding surface protein has translation MNSSLKYALCVVVCVLTGLVTVSCERDEPGSGGEPVIKYIRLTDPEVADSLLSGAGQGKLIAIVGENLQDAREIWFNDRRASLTPTYITATTILVTVPAQIPNEISNKMRIVFASGRTLDYDFEVQISEPEISSMLCEYVPAGGIATIRGDFFYQPLSVTFTGGKQGALVSVKDQEIQLTVPEGAQPGPITVKTKFGETKSDLWFRDNRSIFLSSDPYTGWWNPAFVVSKPGAGDPPSINGNYIRVKKAIGGWQWTEVAGGPPDAMGAISKNIPDSAILKPADYVLKFEVNTIKPYNNNVLKITVGLADGFNDSQYTWLPPYDTKGQWQTVVIPFEEIAASYESSGSKLTVSNKGYYTRLLFHGGGDLDCDMAFDNFRVVRKGDK, from the coding sequence ATGAACAGTTCACTTAAATATGCTTTATGCGTTGTGGTGTGTGTGCTGACTGGCCTCGTTACCGTTTCGTGTGAGCGGGATGAGCCGGGAAGCGGCGGGGAGCCGGTTATCAAATACATCCGGTTAACAGACCCCGAGGTAGCGGACTCGCTGCTATCCGGTGCCGGGCAAGGCAAGCTGATCGCCATTGTAGGTGAAAACTTGCAGGATGCGAGGGAAATCTGGTTTAACGACCGGCGCGCCAGCCTGACGCCCACCTACATCACGGCCACTACGATCCTTGTAACGGTTCCGGCGCAGATCCCGAATGAAATCAGCAACAAAATGCGGATCGTTTTTGCCAGTGGCAGGACGTTGGATTACGACTTCGAGGTGCAGATCAGCGAGCCGGAGATATCCTCAATGCTGTGCGAATATGTGCCTGCGGGCGGCATTGCTACAATCCGTGGCGATTTTTTTTACCAACCGCTCTCAGTCACTTTTACGGGTGGTAAACAGGGAGCGCTGGTTTCCGTAAAAGACCAGGAAATACAACTCACGGTACCCGAAGGAGCGCAACCCGGGCCCATCACCGTGAAAACCAAATTCGGCGAAACGAAATCGGACCTTTGGTTTCGGGATAACCGTTCGATTTTTCTCAGTAGCGATCCGTACACCGGTTGGTGGAACCCCGCATTCGTGGTTTCCAAGCCGGGAGCGGGTGATCCGCCTTCCATTAACGGGAACTACATTCGGGTGAAAAAGGCGATAGGGGGATGGCAATGGACGGAGGTCGCTGGCGGACCACCCGACGCCATGGGCGCAATCAGCAAGAATATTCCCGATTCGGCCATTCTGAAACCGGCAGATTATGTGCTCAAATTCGAAGTCAATACGATTAAACCTTACAACAATAACGTCCTGAAAATTACAGTGGGGCTGGCCGACGGTTTTAACGATAGCCAATACACGTGGTTGCCTCCCTACGATACCAAAGGACAATGGCAGACGGTGGTTATACCATTTGAAGAAATTGCCGCGAGTTACGAAAGCTCCGGTTCGAAGCTGACAGTCAGTAACAAAGGCTACTACACGAGATTACTGTTTCACGGCGGCGGCGACCTTGATTGTGACATGGCGTTCGATAATTTCAGGGTAGTGCGAAAGGGAGATAAATGA
- a CDS encoding aminotransferase class V-fold PLP-dependent enzyme, with amino-acid sequence MSGCIMHEEVVETIENTSRYFCIIDEVQDKVGEKIAKLVHSEAAMVTCGAFSAMTLGLAGVLTGLDVRKVEQLPHLEGTGMKSEVICQKSHNERYNHAFLNTGCTIVEVETIEDVEKAINEKTALLHFLNITANAGKIKHEDWVALGKKHRIPTSIDIAADVPPVSNLWKFNDMGFDMVFISGGKAMRGPQSAGILMGRKDIVAAARLNAPPRGFTVARGHKVNKEEILGMYVALEKFVSGDHEREWKDWEARIARIETAVKDLPGITTKVTVPELGNITPTLTISWDDSIVKLTGRELRDKLRFGNPSIEAGFSGLPLYYYQAGSDSVDPATEGALKGANLIRVTGWMLQPGEDRIVARRLREELMGAG; translated from the coding sequence ATGTCGGGATGTATCATGCACGAGGAAGTCGTCGAGACGATTGAGAATACGTCGAGGTATTTTTGCATTATCGATGAAGTGCAGGATAAGGTGGGGGAGAAGATTGCAAAACTTGTGCATTCCGAAGCTGCTATGGTAACCTGCGGCGCATTTTCAGCGATGACGCTCGGGCTCGCGGGTGTGCTTACGGGCTTGGATGTACGTAAGGTCGAGCAACTGCCCCATCTCGAAGGGACGGGAATGAAGTCGGAAGTGATTTGCCAGAAATCGCATAATGAACGCTATAACCATGCATTCCTCAATACGGGGTGCACGATTGTCGAGGTCGAAACAATCGAGGATGTAGAAAAGGCGATCAATGAAAAAACGGCTTTGCTTCATTTCCTGAATATTACAGCCAATGCCGGGAAGATCAAACACGAGGATTGGGTGGCATTAGGTAAAAAACACCGGATACCGACATCGATCGACATTGCCGCGGATGTGCCACCGGTTTCCAATCTCTGGAAGTTCAACGATATGGGCTTTGATATGGTGTTCATTTCGGGCGGGAAGGCCATGCGCGGTCCGCAAAGCGCGGGTATCCTGATGGGAAGAAAGGACATTGTCGCTGCGGCACGCCTGAATGCGCCCCCGCGTGGGTTCACGGTCGCCCGGGGACATAAAGTCAATAAAGAGGAAATTCTCGGAATGTACGTGGCGCTCGAAAAGTTTGTTTCGGGCGATCATGAGCGTGAATGGAAGGATTGGGAAGCCCGGATCGCACGTATCGAAACTGCCGTAAAGGACTTGCCCGGTATTACCACCAAAGTAACAGTTCCGGAACTGGGCAATATCACACCTACATTAACGATTAGCTGGGACGATAGTATCGTGAAACTAACCGGGCGGGAGTTGCGTGACAAGCTGAGATTCGGCAACCCGTCGATTGAAGCGGGGTTTTCTGGCTTGCCTTTGTACTATTATCAGGCGGGTTCGGATTCGGTCGACCCGGCCACCGAAGGTGCCCTGAAAGGCGCCAACCTGATCCGTGTAACGGGCTGGATGTTACAGCCGGGAGAAGACAGGATCGTGGCGCGGAGGTTGCGGGAGGAACTGATGGGAGCCGGCTAA
- a CDS encoding response regulator transcription factor — protein MKHILLVEDHAVVRLATLFIIRDILSAVTPWEAANFPDALQIVSSQQLDLVILDIDIPEGEGFQMVGKIRKFQPHVPVIMFSGMDEDVYALHYLKAGANAFVSKSSSTEEIRAAIVAVLDSGRYMSASVRETLLRGHHGYETRQNNPLTTLSQRELEVLDLLLRGRWTKEIATFLNITDSSVSTYKTRIFEKLGVTTVIELYQRVTTLREMDD, from the coding sequence ATGAAACACATTCTACTCGTTGAAGATCACGCGGTCGTGAGACTGGCAACTCTTTTCATTATACGCGATATTTTGTCGGCAGTTACCCCCTGGGAAGCCGCTAACTTCCCCGATGCGCTGCAAATTGTCTCCAGCCAGCAGCTCGACCTCGTCATCCTGGACATCGATATTCCCGAGGGGGAAGGCTTCCAGATGGTCGGGAAAATTCGGAAGTTCCAACCGCATGTACCGGTCATCATGTTCTCCGGCATGGATGAAGACGTATATGCTTTACATTATCTTAAAGCCGGGGCCAATGCCTTTGTATCCAAAAGTTCGTCTACGGAGGAAATCCGGGCCGCCATCGTTGCGGTGCTCGATAGCGGCCGGTATATGAGCGCATCGGTGCGGGAAACGCTGCTCAGAGGCCACCACGGATATGAAACCCGGCAAAATAACCCGCTCACAACACTTTCCCAGCGCGAACTTGAAGTATTGGACTTGCTGCTTCGGGGCAGATGGACCAAGGAAATCGCTACATTCCTCAACATTACCGACAGTTCGGTAAGCACGTACAAAACCCGGATTTTCGAAAAACTCGGCGTCACCACGGTTATCGAGCTTTATCAGCGTGTGACCACGCTGAGGGAAATGGATGATTAA
- a CDS encoding two-component regulator propeller domain-containing protein has translation MLSKNAFSQKGYTVMHFTDDNGLPQNSVRSLAADVDGFVWIATENGLARFDGHRFEIFDKSVVGTTSNRFSMLLPSMNATGAGRPGQQRLGGEMYAVTDFNQFVKIENGRASVDPLYFERKIRTLPHFGNSRSGAFLSAGIPGYPKETVVPMHYIIPVGDEKFYLIDSVSVQLYHGKRKLSNTDFAPGELRWWNFFMVGNRLHYRNANGHVLAVTPQGLQAMHIHGDILRDNGYKTALPDMKVFWNMASNQLFFYRQKKLYLVREERNRKFTTELVIDGFDLDEYAIQSVYRDPLTGTCFLGSLSKGLYVLTRHSFEALTTPETEIANVYYAIVPRDDRSVLTPTGTVLGKDPVTGEVLRGKVSALQKLNTSDKRSLFYDKNGLLWAKAANFLYQIDVEQDRMLRKVDLYSEIKHVYPDQDGKIWIATGTEGIYIFDPAERAHNRNCCKRSLKERTCILSAKICW, from the coding sequence TTGCTTTCGAAAAATGCCTTTTCCCAGAAAGGCTACACCGTTATGCATTTTACGGACGATAACGGACTGCCCCAGAACAGCGTACGAAGCCTCGCCGCAGATGTCGACGGTTTTGTATGGATCGCTACGGAAAATGGCCTGGCGCGTTTTGACGGGCATCGTTTCGAGATTTTCGATAAGTCGGTTGTCGGAACTACGAGCAATCGTTTTTCCATGCTGCTGCCCTCGATGAACGCCACCGGGGCAGGGCGGCCTGGACAGCAAAGACTCGGAGGGGAAATGTATGCGGTGACCGATTTCAATCAGTTCGTGAAGATTGAAAATGGCAGGGCCAGCGTCGACCCGCTTTATTTTGAGCGGAAAATCAGGACCCTGCCGCATTTCGGGAATAGCAGGTCCGGGGCGTTCCTTTCTGCGGGCATACCCGGCTATCCGAAGGAAACCGTTGTGCCCATGCATTACATTATCCCTGTCGGCGATGAAAAGTTTTATCTGATCGATAGCGTTTCGGTTCAGTTGTACCATGGAAAGCGGAAACTCTCAAACACCGATTTTGCCCCGGGTGAATTACGATGGTGGAATTTCTTTATGGTGGGAAACCGGCTTCATTACCGGAACGCGAATGGCCATGTGCTCGCGGTCACACCGCAAGGACTGCAGGCGATGCATATTCATGGGGACATTCTAAGGGACAATGGTTATAAGACGGCTCTGCCGGATATGAAGGTATTCTGGAACATGGCATCGAACCAGCTCTTTTTTTACCGCCAAAAGAAACTATACCTGGTGCGGGAAGAGCGAAACAGAAAGTTTACAACAGAGCTGGTAATCGACGGCTTCGACCTCGACGAATATGCGATCCAGTCGGTGTATCGCGATCCGCTGACGGGAACCTGTTTTCTGGGAAGCCTTTCGAAAGGGTTGTATGTACTTACCCGGCATTCGTTTGAGGCACTGACCACACCGGAAACCGAAATAGCGAATGTTTATTACGCTATCGTGCCCAGGGACGACAGAAGCGTACTCACGCCCACGGGAACGGTGCTGGGTAAGGATCCGGTTACAGGGGAGGTATTGCGCGGCAAAGTATCTGCACTTCAGAAATTGAACACCAGCGACAAGCGGAGCCTTTTTTATGATAAAAACGGGCTTCTATGGGCAAAGGCAGCCAATTTTTTATACCAGATCGATGTAGAACAAGACAGGATGCTGCGTAAGGTAGACCTGTATTCGGAGATCAAGCACGTTTACCCCGACCAGGACGGCAAAATATGGATAGCAACCGGTACGGAAGGAATCTATATCTTCGATCCTGCGGAAAGGGCTCACAACCGAAATTGCTGCAAAAGGAGCTTAAAGGAACGTACCTGCATACTTTCGGCGAAAATATGCTGGTAG